In Juglans regia cultivar Chandler chromosome 5, Walnut 2.0, whole genome shotgun sequence, the following are encoded in one genomic region:
- the LOC109001098 gene encoding pentatricopeptide repeat-containing protein At4g18840-like, producing the protein MERGRIILMKMVGCFLEALDLFHKMLQTGPKPNEFTLVSVLAACANLVALDQGRWIHVYIERGEVKINEQLLASLIDMYSKCGQIEFASKVFCNGRGLRRKVWPWNPVIGGFSMHGKSKEAIEIFEQMKLEKVSPNKVTFIAKLNACSHGNMVDEGRGYFESMASCYGIESEIEHYVVYGRSTGPCWILGGS; encoded by the exons atGGAGAGAGGCAGAATCATACTCATGAAGATG GTGGGTTGTTTCCTGGAGGCCTTGGATCTCTTCCACAAGATGCTGCAAACAGGTCCTAAACCCAATGAGTTTACCCTGGTAAGTGTCCTGGCAGCCTGTGCAAATCTAGTGGCATTGGATCAAGGAAGGTGGATCCATGTCTATATTGAAAGGGGTGAGGTCAAGATCAATGAGCAATTGCTAGCTAGCCTAATAGACATGTATTCAAAGTGTGGACAGATAGAATTTGCATCAAAGGTTTTCTGCAATGGACGTGGTCTGAGGAGGAAGGTTTGGCCTTGGAATCCCGTAATTGGTGGTTTTTCAATGCATGGAAAATCCAAGGAAGCAattgaaatttttgaacaaatgaaGCTTGAAAAAGTTTCTCCGAATAAGGTGACTTTTATTGCCAAGTTAAATGCTTGCAGCCACGGAAATATGGTCGATGAAGGAAGAGGTTATTTTGAGTCCATGGCAAGTTGTTATGGAATTGAGTCTGAGATAgagcattatgtggtgtatggtaGATCTACTGGGCCGTGCTGGATTCTTGGAGGAAGCTGA